In Salarias fasciatus chromosome 2, fSalaFa1.1, whole genome shotgun sequence, one genomic interval encodes:
- the med12 gene encoding mediator of RNA polymerase II transcription subunit 12 isoform X2, with amino-acid sequence MMAAFGILSYEHRPLKRPRLGPPDVYPQDPKQKEDELTALNVKQGFNNQPAVSGDEHGSAKNVNFNPSKISSNFSSIIAEKLRYNTFPDTGKRKPQVNQKDNFWLVTARSQSSINNWFTDLAGTKPLTQLAKKVPIFSKKEEVFGYLAKYSVPVMRSAWMIKMTCAYHAAITETKVKKRHVIDPCIEWTQIITKYLWEQLQKVAEFYRQFPSQGCSSPLPATPADVEMAMKQWEYNEKLAMFMFQDGMLDRHEFLTWVLECFEKVRPGEDELLRLLLPLLLQYSGEFVQSAYLSRRLAYFCTRRLNLLLSDGSLGPGAGGHPAHGILTQQGNALPPTPTSQPAGGNQPQTPFTDFYICPQHRPLVFGLSCMLQSIVLCCPSALVWHYSLTDSRNKTGSPLDLLPLAPSSLPMPGGNTAFTQQVRSKLREIEEQVKERGQAVEFRWSFDKCQETTAGFTIGRVLHTLEVLDNHSFEKSDFNNSLDSLYNRIFGSGQSKDGHEMSPDDDAVVTLLCEWAVCCKRSGRHRAMVVAKLLEKRQAEIEAERCGESEVVDEKGSVSSGSLSAATLPVFQDVLLQFLDTQAPTLTEPGNESERVEFSNLVLLFCELIRHDVFSHNIYMCTLISRGDLASDSHLPRPRSPSDEPSDESERKEQEAGSSIKMEDTGLSESMEIDQNSSANFDEMFSPPMHCESKGSPSPEKPTPEQDSKAGCKDKGMDPAFPQLYEQPRHIQYATHFPIPQEESASHECNQRLVVLYGVGKLRDEARHTIKKITKDILKVLNRKSTAETGGEEGQKRKRSKPEAFPTAEDIFSKFQHLSHFDQHQVTSQVSRNVLEQITSFALGMSYHLPLVQHIQFIFDLMEYSLNISGLIDFAIQLLNELSLVEAELLLKSSSLVGSYTTSLCLCIVAVLRRYHSCLILNPEQTAQVFDGLRIVVKSGVNPADCSSAERCILAYLYDLYTSCSHLKNKFGEIFSEFCSKVKNSIYCNIDPSDSNMLWDPVFMMEAIANPSAHNFNHSMVGKILNDSPANRYSFVCNVLMDVCVDHRDPERVNDIGILCAELTAYCRSLSAEWLGILKALCCSSNNGNCGFNDLLCNVDVSDLSFHDSLATFVAILIARQCLLLEDLVRCVAIPSLLNAACSEQDSEPGARLTCRILLHLFKTPQRNPVPQDGVKSDKSSVGIRSSCDRHLLAASQNSIVVGAVFAVLKAVFMLGDAELRGSGLSHPAGLDDISEGRNVSIETASLDVYAKYVLKTICQQEWVGERCLKSLSEDSSALQDPVLVNIQAQRLLQLICYPHRQLDSDDGDNPQRQRIKRILQNMDQWTMRQSSLELQLMIKQSTNNELYALLENIAKATIEVFQKSAEMNSNNPSGNGATVQGGSASNNSSTTSKMKPILSSSERSGVWLVAPLIAKLPTSVQGHVLKAAGEELEKGQHLGSSSRKERDRQKQKSMSLLSQQPFLSLVLTCLKGQDEQREGLLTSLYSQVQQIVTNWREDQYQDDCKAKQMMHEALKLRLNLVGGMFDTVQRSTQQTTEWAVLLLDIISSGTVDMQSNNELFTTVLDMLSVLINGTLAADMSSISQGSMEENKRAYMNLVKKLRKELGDRQSESLEKVRQLLPLPKQTRDVITCEPQGSLIDTKGNKIAGFEKEGLQVSTKQKISPWDVFEGLKHSAPLSWGWFGTVRVDRKVTKFEEQQRFLLYHTHLKPKPRSYYLEPLPLPPEEEEPLTPISQEPEKIKEAVKPEKNVPAVPSDTNKKKPSKKKKNQTKSEEYRPPSGVSYVPNMPPDPMQNHPYGRLPYSQQPIGMYTQNQPLPPGGPGLEPPYRPTRNPQMAKMMTTRPSYPGMMPGMQGNMPGMMGLDKQYMGYKPPPSMPQGQMLRQQLQVRLNQSIMGQQIRQITPNPPYTSMQASQNISQGYTPYGGSHLSLQQHPSQSGGIVPSSYGNQNFQGSHPGANPAVVDPLRQMQQRPSGYIHQQAPGYAHNMQNTQRFAHQPLQQNPIMHGLSHMAGQGVHPGLRPNQMLAEQQQQQQQQQQQQQQQQQAAQQQQYLRQHALRQQQQQQQQQAQQVPQQQQQQQQPVQPQQVPPQQQVPQQQQQQQQVSAVPPPGQAQNQGLGMQPLPPQQPLFPRQGMQQTQQQQQTAALVRQLQQQLSNTQPGQGTNSYY; translated from the exons GTGCCCATCTTCAGCAAAAAGGAGGAGGTGTTTGGATATCTGGCCAAGTACTCGGTTCCTGTCATGCGATCAGCATGGATGATCAAGATGACCTGTGCTTATCACGCAGCCATCACAGAAACTAAAGTGAAGAAGAGGCATGTTATTGATCCCTGCATAG AATGGACGCAGATCATCACGAAGTACCTCTGGGAGCAGCTTCAGAAGGTGGCTGAGTTTTACAGGCAGTTTCCCAGCCAAGGCTGCAGCTCGCCTCTCCCGGCCACACCAGCTGACGTGGAGATGGCGATGAAGCAGTGGGAGTACAACGAGAAGCTGGCcatgttcatgtttcag GATGGAATGTTAGACAGACATGAGTTCCTGACGTGGGTGCTGGAGTGTTTTGAGAAGGTCCGGCCCGGCGAAGACGAACTTCTCAGACTCCTCCTGCCCCTTTTGCTACAG TACTCAGGGGAATTTGTACAGTCGGCTTACTTGTCACGACGGCTGGCTTATTTCTGCACACGCCGCCTCAACCTGTTGCTAAGTGACGGGAGCCTGGGCCCCGGCGCAGGGGGGCATCCAGCCCATGGCATATTGACACAGCAAGGCAACGCGCTGCCCCCGACCCCCACCTCTCAGCCGGCGGGAGGAAACCAGCCGCAGACACCTTTCACAGATTTTTACATCTGCCCGCAGCACCGGCCCCTGGTGTTCGGCCTCAGCTGCATGCTACAG AGCATCGTATTGTGCTGCCCCAGTGCTCTGGTGTGGCATTACTCCCTGACAGACAGCAGAAACAAGACGGGCTCGCCTCTGGACCTGCTGCCCCTCGCCCCCTCCAGCCTGCCGATGCCAGGAGGCAACACCGCCTTCACACAGCAG GTCCGTTCAAAGTTGCGAGAAATCGAGGAGCAAGTCAAGGAGCGAGGCCAGGCGGTTGAGTTCAGGTGGTCGTTTGATAAATGCCAGGAAACCACAGCAG GCTTCACCATCGGGAGGGTCCTTCACACGTTGGAGGTCTTGGACAACCACAGCTTTGAGAAGTCCGATTTTAACAACTCACTGGATTCGCTCTACAACAGGATATTCGGCTCAGGCCAAAGTAAAGATGGTCATGAG ATGTCACCTGACGACGACGCCGTGGTGACCTTGCTTTGTGAATGGGCCGTGTGCTGCAAACGCTCCGGCAGGCACCGGGCCATGGTGGTGGccaagctgctggagaagagaCAGGCTGAAATAGAGGCAGAG AGGTGTGGTGAGTCGGAGGTGGTGGATGAGAAGGGCTCTGTGTCATCCGGCTCCCTCTCAGCTGCCACACTGCCAGTCTTTCaggatgtgctgctgcagtttcTCGATACCCAGGCCCCCACACTCA CGGAGCCGGGAAATGAAAGCGAGCGAGTGGAGTTCTCAAACCTGGTTCTCCTCTTCTGCGAGCTCATCCGTCACGACGTCTTCTCCCACAACATCTACATGTGCACGCTGATTTCCCGGGGTGACCTGGCCTCTGACTCCCACCTGCCACGCCCACGCTCCCCCAGCGACGAGCCGTCGGATGAATCAGAGCGCAAAGAGCAGGAGGCGGGCAGCAGCATCAAGATGGAG GACACCGGACTGTCGGAGTCCATGGAAATTGATCAGAACTCCAGTGCTAATTTTGACGAG ATGTTCTCACCCCCGATGCACTGCGAGTCCAAGGGGAGCCCCTCCCCTGAGAAGCCCACCCCAGAGCAGGACAGCAAGGCCGGCTGTAAGGACAAGGGGATGGACCCGGCCTTCCCCCAGCTGTACGAGCAGCCGCGCCACATTCAGTATGCCACTCACTTCCCCATTCCTCAG GAGGAAAGCGCAAGTCACGAGTGCAACCAGCGTCTTGTTGTCCTCTACGGCGTTGGCAAGCTGAGGGACGAGGCACGCCACACCATCAAGAAGATTACCAAAGACATCTTGAAGGTGCTCAACCGCAAAAGCACAGCAGAAACAG GCGGGGAGGAaggacagaagaggaagaggagtaaGCCCGAGGCCTTTCCCACCGCAGAAGATATCTTCTCCAAATTCCAACACCTCTCACATTTTGATCAGCACCAGGTCACCTCACAG GTGTCCAGAAATGTGCTGGAACAGATCACCAGCTTTGCCTTAGGGATGTCGTACCACCTGCCTCTCGTCCAGCACATCCAGTTCATCTTCGACCTCATGGAGTATTCCCTCAACATCAGTGGCCTCATAGACTTTGCGATCCAA cttctgaATGAGCTGAGTCTGGTGGaagcggagctgctgctgaagtcgtCCAGCCTGGTGGGCAGCTACACCACCAGCCTGTGTCTCTGCATCGTGGCCGTGCTGAGGAGATACCACTCCTGCCTCATCCTCAATCCTGAGCAGACGGCTCAAGTGTTTGACGG ATTGCGCATTGTGGTGAAGTCCGGCGTGAACCCTGCAGACTGCTCCTCCGCCGAGCGCTGCATCCTGGCCTACCTGTACGACCTGTACACATCCTGCAGCCACCTCAAGAACAAGTTTGGTGAGATCTTCAG CGAGTTCTGCTCTAAAGTGAAAAACTCCATCTACTGCAACATCGACCCGTCCGACTCAAACATGCTGTGGGATCCCGTCTTCATGATGGAGGCCATCGCCAATCCCTCAGCCCACAACTTCAACCACTCCATGGTGGGCAAAATCCTCAACGACAGCCCGGCCAACCGCTACAGCTTCGTGTGCAACGTGCTCATGGACGTGTGTGTGGACCACCGAGACCCCGAGAG GGTGAACGACATTGGGATCCTGTGCGCGGAGCTGACGGCGTACTGTCGCTCCCTGAGCGCCGAGTGGCTCGGAATCCTCAaggccctctgctgctcctccaacAACGGCAACTGCGGCTTCAATGACTTGCTGTGTAACGTGGAT GTTAGCGATCTGTCCTTCCACGATTCCCTGGCAACCTTTGTAGCCATCCTCATTGCTCGGCAGTGCTTGTTACTGGAAGATCTGGTTCGCTGTGTGGCCATCCCGTCACTCCTCAATGCAG CCTGCAGCGAACAAGACTCTGAGCCGGGAGCGAGGCTCACCTGCAGGATTCTGCTACACCTTTTCAAGACGCCACAGCGCAACCCGGTCCCCCAGGACGGAGTGAAGTCAG ACAAATCCTCAGTTGGTATCCGGTCGTCTTGTGATCGCCACCTCCTCGCAGCGTCCCAGAACAGCATTGTAGTTGGAGCAGTATTTGCTGTCCTCAAAGCTGTTTTCATGCTGG GTGATGCAGAGCTGAGAGGCTCAGGACTGTCTCACCCTGCCGGCCTCGATGACATATCTGAAGGACGCAATGTCTCCATCGAGACAGCCAGCCTGGATGTGTATGCCAAGTATGTTCTGAAGACGATCTGCCAGCAG GAGTGGGTTGGCGAACGCTGCCTGAAATCTCTGTCTGAGGACAGCAGTGCCCTGCAGGACCCTGTGCTGGTGAACATTCAGGCCCAGCGGCTTCTGCAGCTTATTTGTTATCCGCACCGCCAGCTGGACAGCGACGACGGCGACAACCCTCAGAGGCAGCGCATCAAACGCATCCTTCAG AATATGGACCAATGGACAATGAGGCAGTCgtctctggagctgcagctgatgaTCAAACAGAGCACAAACAAT GAGCTCTATGCTCTCTTGGAAAACATAGCGAAAGCCACGATTGAAGTGTTTCAGAAATCAGCTGAGATGAACTCCAATAACCCCTCAGGGAATGGAGCCACAGTCCAGGGCGGCTCCGCctccaacaacagcagcaccaCAAGCAAGATGAAACCTATCTTAAG ctcaTCGGAGCGATCAGGCGTTTGGCTCGTGGCTCCGTTAATCGCCAAGCTGCCCACTTCAGTTCAGGGCCACGTGCTGAAGGCTGccggagaggagctggagaagggaCAGCACCTCGGCTCCTCTTCACgtaaagagagagacagacagaaacagaaaag CATGTCGCTGCTGAGCCAGCAGCCGTTCCTGTCGCTGGTACTGACCTGCTTGAAGGGGCAGGATGAGCAGAGGGAGGGTCTCCTCACCTCCCTGTACAGCCAGGTGCAGCAGATCGTCACCAACTGGAGAGAAGACCAGTACCAGGATGACTGCAAGGCCAAGCAGATGATGCACGAGGCTCTGAAGCTACGACTCAATCTT GTTGGTGGCATGTTTGACACGGTGCAGCGCAGCACCCAGCAGACCACCGAGTGGGCGGTCCTGCTCCTGGACATAATCAGCAGCGGCACCGTGGACATGCAGTCCAATAA TGAGCTCTTCACCACAGTGCTGGACATGCTGAGCGTGCTGATTAACGGCACGCTGGCCGCCGACATGTCCAGCATCTCTCAGGGCAGCATGGAGGAGAACAAGAGAGCCTACATGAACCTGGTCAAGAAGCTCAGG AAAGAGCTTGGAGATCGGCAGTCAGAAAGTCTGGAGAAGGTTCGCCAGCTTCTGCCGCTGCCGAAGCAAACCCGAGACGTGATCACGTGTGAACCTCAGGGGTCACTGATCGACACGAAGGGCAACAAGATCGCCGGCTTTGAGAAAGAG GGTCTTCAAGTGTCAACCAAGCAGAAGATTTCTCCGTGGGACGTCTTTGAGGGTCTGAAGCACTCGGCGCCGCTCTCCTGGGGCTGGTTCGGAACGGTACGCGTGGACCGCAAAGTCACCAAgtttgaggagcagcagcgtttcctgctGTACCACACCCACCTGAAGCCCAAACCGCGTAGCTATTACCTGGAGCCCCTCCCGCTGCCCCCCGAGGAAGAGGAGCCCCTGACCCCCATCTCCCAGGAGCCGGAGAAGATAAAGGAGGCCGTGAAGCCCGAGAAGAATGTTCCCGCCGTGCCCTCGGACACAAACAAGAAGAAGCCcagcaagaaaaagaaaaatcagaccAAGTCAGAG GAATATCGACCACCCAGCGGTGTGAGCTACGTGCCTAACATGCCTCCAGATCCGATGCAAAACCACCCATACGGCAGGCTACCATACAGCCAGCAGCCCATCGGCATGTACACACAGAACCAGCCTCTACCTCCAG GAGGTCCAGGATTAGAACCTCCGTACAGGCCTACCCGCAACCCACAGATGGCCAAAATGATGACCACTCGACCCAGCTATCCCGGCATGATGCCCGGCATGCAGGGAAACATGCCCGGCATGATGGGACTGGACAAGCAATACATGGGTTACAAACCCCCGCCCAGCATGCCGCAGGGCCAGATGCTGCGACAGCAGTTACAGGTCAGACTG aatcaGAGCATAATGGGGCAGCAGATCAGACAGATAACGCCCAACCCACCATACACATCAATGCAGGCCTCCCAG AACATATCTCAGGGCTATACCCCATACGGCGGATCACACCTGAGCTTGCAGCAGCACCCGTCCCAAAGTGGTGGTATAGTTCCCTCCTCCTACGGGAACCAGAACTTCCAGGGCTCCCACCCTGGAGCCAACCCGGCTGTGGTGGACCCCCTCAGGCAGATGCAGCAGAGGCCCAGCGGTTACATTCACCAGCAGGCTCCAGGCTACGCACACAATATGCAGAACACGCAGAG GTTTGCCCACCAGCCCCTCCAGCAGAATCCGATCATGCACGGCCTCAGTCACATGGCCGGCCAGGGCGTCCATCCAGGCCTGAGGCCCAATCAGATGCTGGcagagcaacagcagcagcagcagcagcagcaacaacagcagcagcagcaacagcaggcagcacagcagcagcagtacctCAGACAACATGCACTCAGA cagcagcagcagcagcagcagcagcaggcccagCAAGTtcctcaacagcagcagcaacagcagcagccggtCCAGCCGCAGCAGGTTCcccctcagcagcaggttccacagcagcagcagcaacagcagcaggtgtCAGCGGTGCCGCCTCCAGGCCAGGCGCAGAACCAGGGGCTCGGCATGCAGCCGCTGCCCCCTCAGCAGCCTCTG TTCCCACGACAGGGGATGCAGCAgactcaacagcagcagcagactgcagctctgGTCAGACAGCTCCAACAACAACTTTCAA ataCACAACCAGGACAGGGCACCAACTCATATTACTAA